The Candidatus Denitrolinea symbiosum DNA window AATCAGCAAGCGTAACTTCCACGGCCTGGCGAAAGTCAGGCCGTTTTTATTGGTAGAATCATCCCATGCTTCCCACCGAAATCCTCGACTCCATCCAACGCGCCCTCGCCGAAGACATCGGCGCTGGCGACGCGACCACCCTCTCCATCGTCCCGCCCGAAGCGACCATGCGCGGCCAGATCATCGCCAAGCAGGATGGCATCATCGCGGGACTCGACGTCGCCCGCGCCGCCTACGAACTGTTGGACTCCGCCGTGGAGTTCTCTCCCCAACTAGCCGACGGTTCACGCGTGACCCGCGCGGGGTTGCTCGCCCTCGTCTCTGGTCGGACCTCCAGCCTGCTCACCGCCGAACGGACGGCGCTCAACTTCCTCGGGCGGATGTCTGGCATCGCCACGCTCACGCGCCAATTCGTGGACGCGGTCGCTGGCACGCGCGCCGTCATCCTCGACACGCGCAAGACCGCCCCAGGTCTGCGCGCCGTGGACAAGTTGGCCGTCAAACTCGGCGGCGGCGGCAATCACCGCATCGGCCTGTACGACATGATCCTGATCAAAGACAATCACATCGACTACGCGGGGGGAATCGAAGAAGCCGTCAGACGCGCAAAGGCCGCTCGAAGCGGACTCCCGATCGAGGTCGAAGCGCGAACCATGAACGATGTGAGAGTCGCGCTGAGTCTGGGCGTCGAAAGAATCCTGCTCGATAACATGTCGGTGGAAATGATGGCCGAAGCCGTGCGTCTGACGAACGGCCGCGCTAAATTGGAAGCCTCGGGCAACGTCACGCTGGAGACCGTCCGCCGCATCGCCGAAACGGGCGTGGACTTCATCTCCGTCGGCGCGCTGACCCACTCAGCCAAAGCGTTCGATGTGAGTTTTGATTATCTGAAATAATGCGGTACACGGATTTCACGGATTGGACGGAGTCTCACGGATTTTTTAAATTCTCTAAACACAAAGTCGCGCAAAAGGTACACAAAGAAAAAAGAAATTTTGCCTTCGTGCGTATTTCCTTCGCAGCCTTCGTGTCCTTTGTGTTTAAAAGGTTTTATCCGCGTAATCCGTAAAATCAGTGTCATCCGTATACAAAAAGGAATTCCCAATGAACCAACAAACCCAAGCGATGTACGACAAAATGCGGGCGAAACTCGAAAAGGTTGTCCCCGATGTGGAACTGCGTATCAAAGCCGAGATCGCCGTGGAGATCAACGCGCTGAAGGTTGAGCGCAACGCGGTCATCCTCGGTCACAACTACATGGAGCCAGCGCTGTTCTACTCCATCCCCGATTTCGTCGGCGACTCGCTCGACCTGAGCCGCAAGGCCGCGCAAACCGACAAGGATGTGATCGTCTTCTGCGGCGTCAAGTTCATGGCCGAGGCCGCCAAGATCCTGAACCCGAACAAGACCGTGCTCCTGCCGTCGGACAAGGCGGGCTGTTCGCTGGCCGCCGCCATCACCGCGGACGATGTGCGCGCGTTGAAGGCGCGCTTCCCTGGTGTGCCAGTCGTGACCTACGTCAACACCTACGCGGACGTGAAGGCCGAGAGCGACATCTGCTGCACGTCATCTAACGCGAAGGCAGTCGTGGAATCGCTCGGCGTGGATAAGGTCATCTTCCTGCCTGATGAATATCTGGGCGGGAATGTGGCGCGCGAGTTGGGATGGAACATCGTTTACCCTGACATTCACTCAACCGCAAAGCACGCCAAGAGCGCGAAGGAAAACCAAGAATTAAATCTTAGCGACCTTAGCGGTCTTCGCGGTAAAACCCTGATCGGCTGGCGCGGACGTTGCGAAGTCCACGAGAAATTCACTGTCAACGACATCCAGACCGTGCGCGCACAATTCCCCGATGTGTCCGTGCTGTCCCACCCCGAGTGCAGTCCCGAAGTGACCGCCGCCTCTGATTTCTCGGGCAGCACCAATGCCATGATTCGCTACGTCAAAGAATCCACCGCGCCGCAATATCTCGTCCTCACTGAGTGCGCCATGGGCGACAACATCGCCGCGGCCAACCCCGAGAAGGAAATGCTGCGCCTGTGCATGGTGCGCTGTCCGCACATGAACACGATCACGATGGAAGACACGCTCGAAGCGCTGAAGTTCAACCGCTACGAGATTGACGTGCCCGAGGAGATTCGCGTCCGCGCGGCGCGGTCGGTGCAGAGGATGATTGAGATTGGGTAGTCGGATAGTCACATGGTCAAACAGTCAGATGGTCGTCATTGCGAGGAGGGTGTTCTTCCCGACGAAGCAATCTCCTCATCAAGTCAGAGATTGCTTCGCTGCGCTCGCAATGACGGGTACAAGAAAAGAGGCCCGTTTGAAGCATATTGCCATTCTGCTCCTTTGTCTCTGCATAACCGCTTGCTCCAATGCAACTCTCACTCCCGGAGCGACAGTCGCCTTTACACCAACCGTAACCATTACCGTTATCCCAACACCGACAAACACTCCAACAAGAACTCCAAGTTCTACTGCCACACCATTGAGTGAATTAACAGCCGCTGATGTTGGCTTACCCTGGGATACAAATACCAGTGCAGTGGTAAAACATTTACCTTGTTATGTAAATACTGATACGCGCTTTCACGCAGGTGATGGTTTTTACTTTACAGGAGTGCAAAACGGGGAAATAATTTATGTAGTTGCGCCAATAACTGGAAGAGTGGTGTACGCAGCTTACACAAACGATTTCGTTGGACAAAATGTTATTGTAGAAACACCCTATGTATTCAATGGTGAAAGAGTCTTTTATCAAATTGTCCACTTCAACAACTTACTCGTAAGTGAAGGAAACTGGCTAGTTCGAGGAGATAAAATCGGAGAATTGGTTAGGGGAGGCATTATTCATGGCGATCCAAGAGGTACGCTTTTACTTGATTTTGGGGTTTTCCATACTAACAGGAAGTGGCACACCATTGACGCAAGCGATTCAAATGATATGCCACAATATATTCCTGTAAGCACTTTAGTGGCCGACGACTTAGCAAAATTGTCTAATTTAACCGAATTACCCATCTGCGAAGGAAACCCAAAGTAAGGCAGGTAATTTGCAAGCAGGTAGTATAAATATCTGTCTACCTATCCACCTTTCTACTTCCCGAGGCAACCATGCTCCAAACAGACGTACTCATCATCGGCGCGGGGATCGCGGGGGCGACGGCGGCGCTGAAATTGGCGGAAGATCCCAACCGTCACATCACTGTCATCACGCGCGAGCCTGACCCGCACGAATCCAACACGGGGTACGCGCAGGGCGGGATCATCAGCCGCGGTCCCAACGACAGCGCCGACCTGCTGGTGAAGGACATCCTCGAGGCGGGCGCGGGCGCGTCATTGCCCGAGGCGGCGCGCATTCTGGCGGAGGAGGGACCTCGTCTGCTAGAAAAAATTCTGATTGCCTCAGCCCATGTCCCGTTCGACAGAGGCGAGGATGAGAACTATGAATGGGGTCAGGAGGCCGCGCATTCCCGCCGTCGAATCCTGCACGTCGGCGATGGGACAGGCCGCGCCATCGCACGCGGACTCGTCGCACAACTGAAGTCGAAGTCCAACATCCAGTGGTTCACCAACGCCACTGCCGTTGACCTGATCACGTACCCGCACCACTCGCGCAACCCACTCGACACGTACAAGCCGATCGTGTGTCATGGCGCGTACGTGTTCGACCGCAACAAGGGCGCGGTGCATCGGACGCTGGCGGGCGCGACGGTTCTCGCGACGGGCGGGCTGGGTCGCATTTACCGAAACACGACCAACCCCGCGGGCGCGCGCGGCGACGGGCTGGCGATGGCTTCGCGGGCGGGCGCGCGGATCGTCAACGCGGAGTACGTCCAGTTCCACCCGACCGCGCTGGCCGTGCCTGGCGCGGAGGGATTTTTGATCAGCGAGGCGGTGCGTGGCGAGGGCGGGATTCTGCTCACGCCCGAGGGACAGCCGTTCATGGAAAAGTACGCGCCCGAATGGAAAGACCTCGCACCGCGTGACGTGGTGGCGCGCGCCATCCACACGGAAATGACCGAGCACGCGTACACGTATGTGCTGCTCGACATCGCTTCGCACAAGGACGCCGAGTGGATTCGTGAACGATTCCCGAACATTTACGCCACCTGTCTCAAGGCGGGCATTGACATCACGCGCGAGCCGATCCCCGTGGTGCCTGCCGCGCATTATTTCTGCGGCGGCGTGCAGGTGGACGAGTGGGGGCGGACGAACATCGCGAATTTGTACGCGGTGGGCGAGGTCTCGTGCACGGGTCTGCACGGCGCGAACCGACTGGCGTCCACGTCGCTGTTGGAGGGATTGGTGTGGGGGAATCGCGCGGGGGAAGATATAGTAAAGCGAGATAATATCTCGCTCTACGTTGAGAACGTCCCCGCGTGGGACGAAAGCGGGTTGACCGACGACCGCGACCCCGCGCTGATCCAGGGCGACATGCAGACCATCCAGAATATCATGTGGTATTACGTGGGACTCGTCCGCAGCGGCGACCGTCTCTCGCGCGCCATCCGCGAGTTGCGTCACCTGCAAAACGAGATCGAGACCTTCTACCGCACCACCAAACTCAGCGACGGACTCATCGGGTTGAGAAACGCCGTCGAAGCCGCGCTGATCGTGGCACAGTCCGCGCAGCATAACAGGCAGAGCCGCGGGTGTCATTATCGGGTCGATTCGGTGGAGGTGGGGGACAGACTGATATAATCGGGTTGGGTGTCTAGCTTTGGCGGTACGGGAGAAAGTTAAATTTCAACACACACAAATCAGGAGGCTAACTATGAAGCCGTATCGTGTTGTTTCTATCGCTTTGCTGGTTATTTTTGCCATAAGCGCGCTTGTGCCGATGATTCCTGTTCAAGCCCAATCCCTGTTTGATGGGGTTGTAGCCTATATTGGCACCGATGGGAATATTTATGTATTGTGGGAGAATGGTTCAAAACAACAAGTTACCTTTGACGCAGTGGTCACCGATAATCATGAATATATACCAGACAAAATCTGGTATGACTGCCTTGACTTGTTTACGGACAAGAAGCACCTGTTCTTTACCAAACGAACCAACGAATTTGATACGCCAGCAACAAATGTGTTTTACGATCTTTTAACTAATACTGTGATTTATAGCAGTCCGACAGAAGATGGATATTGTAACTTCCCAGGTATGGACGAAAAAGGCTTATTCTATGAAATAAATGAAACAGAAGAGTTATCATCGGGTAATACCGTTGAAAGAGGCTATACCCAATATATTTCAGGTGCAAGGGAACTTAATTATGAGTACACAACAAAGGCATTATACCTTCCAGTAGTTGTGTACTTTTACAACATGGCAATTTATCAAGAAAATCCATATGAGTTCGTCTTTTACAATTTCAATACGCATGAGTATTTACGAATTAGTACCCCTATAGAGAAATTCTTGGACGCTACAAGACTATCGGATAACGAGATCGTCTTTTCAAGCTTTAATTCGGATGTGATAATTACAGTTAACCTCCAATCAAAACAAGTAGAGCAATGGGGATTTGCCGTACACAACGCAATAATCATTGACACGACAAAACGCGGATATTATTTGGTTGCGGGAGATCATGGAGAAGGAACGCCTAAATCCCTCTACAAAGTTGATTTGAACAGGCAATCCAGCGAGGTAGTATATACTCCATCCGTCCCTGTTTTAATATGGGCGAAGACATCACCCGTTACGGGTGCAATCTATATTTTAGAAGAATCTCCAGATTATTGGGCATTCTACAGTTTGATAATGATTCCTAATCAGGGATCCCCCATAAAGATCACATCATCAGCAGATTCTAATTATCAGTGGTCAAACGATTCAAAGAAAGTTTACTATATTGAGTTAACTCAACTATCTCCCGATGACAATATGCTTAATAGAGAGTTGATGGTTTACGATGTAGCAACAAGCAGTCGCACAAAAATTATCGACATCATTCCTTCTGGCGGTTATGGTGAAGAAGTACAACAGCCAATTTCCTGGATATTGAATGATAGCCCAATCCCAGATCCAGAATCAAGCGTCGCCCCATCTGATACAGCACCAGATTCAACAACTCAAACCAATCCCCAAAACCAGCCGTCCATCTTTGAGCCATTTATCAATTCCAACTACACGCCAATCCTGGTAATCGGAGGAATTGGGACGATTGTCTTACTCGGATTGGGAGCAGGAGCGGTTTGGTGGACGACCCGCCCCAAAAACAAACCAAACGCGCCAGTAATGCAAAGGGGACAAGTTCCGCCATCGCCAGTATCTCCACAGATTCAAAATGCAATTCGTCTTGCCAAAGAAAAGCGCTTCAAAGAGTCTTTCGAGATTCTCCGAGAACTGGTAAAGTCGGAAGGTAATAATCCTGAAATTTGGTATTACCTCGGCTATGACTTGGTCAACATGGGAGATTTTGTCAATGCCGAAAGATGCTTTTCGCGGGCAAAACAATATGGACATCCCAAAGCAGACAACGCGCTCAATTGGATAAAAAACAACCGTCAACCATAAACTTACCGAGGTAACGATGGATACAAAAACTACCTTCCAATACTGGCGGATGTCCTCTGCTTTGTTGATTCTAGTTTTGCTCGCAAACTCAGTCGGATATTCACCCGTCAAGGCGCAATCGTCATTGCAGTTTGAAGGAATAATCGCTTATGAAGATTCAACTGGAAACATCATTCTCGCCACTGGGGATGGAAAACGATCTCCAGTGACAGCTGATGCAGATGCAAACCAAAACCCATTAGAAAGAAACCAAAAGCCCACTTATAAGATTTTTGGATTTTCTCCAAACGGGGCTTATTTGGCGTTTCGTCGCTGGAGCGACGATGAGGGGGCAAGGTTATATATTTATAATATTGCCAATGGCAATATTATCGCAAAGTTGAATTTTTCCGAGATAAGTTTATATAACCCCATGCAATGGCACAAAGATAGCGATTCGATAATTGCCCATCAAAGTGTCGGGGAAGAAACAGGATTTGAAAATACCACAGATGATCATGAATTTTATTATCGCGTGTATTTTTCTGGGGAACGAGTCCTTTTGTTTGATACTTACTCACACCATAATCGCACCAATATCAACTTTGACCTGAACACTTTTTTTGAATTTAATGAGAATCATAGCCCAGGAATAGGTGGAATTCTCCATAACTGGGTTGAAAACACAAAATATGAAGTTGAAATCACCAACTACAATGTAAGCGGGGTATGGGCGCACGACGGAGAATCTTTTATCTATGTTGACAACGAATATGGGAATATACTGGGATTTGACCTAAAAACAGGTGCGACAACAAAAAACATTGATATCCCTTATGGGATGTGGGCTCTTTACGATCTTCTCACCCAGAGTTCCAGTAATTACTTCTTGTTATCTCCAGATTCGAAACACTTGCTGCTATCAGACGACTATGCCGGGCTTTACGATCTCAGCTTTGAAACGGCAGAAGTTGAATCTGTGTACGCCTGGCCAGTCAACAATACCGAAAATGAAATTAAGGCTCTTTGGTCGAGCAGCGGCAATCTCGTTATGGTCAACACATATTCAGCCGACGACCAACGTGTGTTGGTTGTAAAAAAAGGGAACTTGCCTGTTCGCGTTGCCACAAGTGCAGAACCCTTGTTCTGGCTGTCGAAGGATTCAGAAAGGCTTGTATATGCTCAATACAATGTAGGCGGGGATAAGATCAATGGCGATTTGATGGTATACGATCATGCTACTGGTGCAAGCGTAAAGATCGGGGATTTGCCAATCTTCAAGGATGTGGACACTTCATCAGGAATTAGTTATGGGTACTATCAGGATAGCGTCGATTGGACGAATGGGGAAGTTGATCTCCCCGAAGCGCCGCCGTTGCCAGGAAATCCTTTCGAAAACGAATTGTGCCCTTATGATCCTTTATTTAGCGACAAGCAAACTCTCATCCACTTATTACAGGACACGTCATATCTAACATTCCGCGTCCAGCCTAATCCGCCATTCAAATTGCTAGATCTAAATTATGATGAAAAGAGCGCACAAGAGCTCTTGGATTCTCTCAAAAGAGAATGTTCGAATTATGAGAATACGCCTCGCGAAGAAAAACTGGAATTCGACAGAAAAATGTCGGCATTTACAAGGTTGACTTATACAGAATATAGTCTGAATGAAATTTTGACGCAGGTGGTTTTCTTGTCAGAAAAAATAGGCAACACGTCTTCGGATCTGTTTGTTGGCTTATTTTCTATGCTTACCATGGTTGCCAGACTTGGAGATTGGTTAAAGACAAGAGCGCCTAGCCAATCGAAGTTGATAGATGGCTTCAAAGGAAAAATTTCAATTTTCCTCTTGGGAATGTTGGACAAAATTTCTCCAGCCCTAAAACAGGCGGCAATAGAAGTGGGGGATTTTATTAAAGACCAGTTTCTGGAAGAAATCGTTGATATTTTGAAAGGGAATACAATTGATAAATGGATTGCTGGGCGTCTCGTTAAGAACCATATTGAGCAAACAAAGCCTGAAGTTTACATCGCGGTCGCCAATGTTCCTCCAGACATTCTGCAATTGGCCGAAACAGATCTAAAGGCAGATAATGCGATTCGCACCTTAACCACCGTAGCGCAGAATGAAACTCGGGACAAAATCACTTTCATAGACGCGTCACTCAATGTTGCTGATAACGCTGATGTAACATCTGATGCCCTTGAGCTTTCATCAGCATTTGCGTTGATTTCTTCTACGACGCCCGCTGCGCCAGTGACATTACCAGTGGCGGCCTTCTTGCAAAAAGCAGCGCTTTTGATGAAATCAATTGCAGTGCTAGCGCAAAGTATTGCTTTGCAAACTGGAACTTCCCACCTTGAGCGTCTCAATTATTATGCGTTAAATTCTGCCGATATTGCGTTTGACCCTTCTAAATTGACCACAGTTCTCGCGCAAGAGAATCAAATTATTACCCTAGATGTCGCTTCGCTTGACTTCGTGCCAGCTAATTACATTCCTGCGAGCACGTACTACTATCATTATCAAAAACAAACAAACGCTTCCGTTGACGACTATAAAGCCAGTATTGAACAATTAATGCAGGCAATTGCAAGCAGGAAGGATGAGCAAATTCAAATTGCCGCCGAAGAATTGTTGAGAATTGACGATGAATTGCTTGCGTCGCTGAAAACCGCCGAAGCGCCATTAGCCGAAATGCCCTATGATCGTCCCGAAGTTCAAAACCTGGATTTTTCCATTCAAGATTTGCGCGCTCAAAGTGTTACTCTGCATATGGCTTTGATGGTTTACATGGTCGAGAAAACTTCTCCAGAAATCCAACAGGAAACACAAACTATAGTCTCCGATGTCTTGAAAAGCGCGGATGACTTCAAAACTAATTACGATGTCTTGACGCAATCTGGACTGGCAATCCCCGTCAAGTTCCTGCCTGTGATTCTGGATTCAAAGACACCAGACACGATTGTTGAGGGTGATACTTTCTCAATGACGGTAAAACTCTCTAACGTCGGGCAAATCTCGCAACAATCACCCGTGACATTGTCGGTGGCTGGTGGAGATAAAGTTGAATCTTCTGCAAGTCAATCGTTGCCTGATCTCGCTCCCAATTCGCAAATTGAAATTCCTGTCAATCTCAAGGCAAAACAGGATGGAAACGAATTTATCACTGTGGAACTGATTCAAGACGGCAATGTGATTGCCAGCAAAATTGTTTATCTCGAAATTGGCAAATCTAACAGTTTCTTCAGTGTGTTGCCTACATCTTATCTTATTGGCGGTGGTCTCGGCCTCCTCTGTCTCACCATCCTTGCCATCGGCGGAGTCCTTGTCTACATCCGCACGCGCAAGCCGAAGCGCGCGCCTGCAAAACCTGTCAGTCGTCCGCAAGCGGTCAAGCCTGTTACTGGAAGTGCGGAGCAGATCAAGAAGGCGATTGAGTTATCGAAAGCCAAGCGACATCAGGAGGCCTTTGAAATTTTGCGTGGGATTGTCCAGGCAGAGCCGAATAACATGAGCGCATGGTTCAATCTCGGCGGGGTGCTGGCGAGCATGGGAAATTACAAGGATGCGGAGCGGTGTTATGAGCGTGCAAAGCAACTCGGTCATCCCAGAGGGGAGGATGCTTTGAATTGGTTGAGACAACATCGGAAATAGAGTGTGCTTCGCGGGCAGAAGCCCCTGTGTCTCGACAAGCTCGACAACCACTCAGTACGCGGAAGTCCGTTTCGACAACTCCCTGCGGTCGCAACGCGTCGCGTTCGGACGCGCGTCCAGGGCGCGGGAAGACCGTCCACGAATGGGGAACGAATAAACAAATGCGGGAGCGTGTCCATTCGAGAATTCGTGGTCGAAATTCGCGGATGGTTTCTCTGGACCTCGATTCCTGCAAGTCCGTTCGGACTCGTGTCCCAGCCTACAGGCGAAGTCCATGCGCTGAGGCGGAGATTTTTTCCGTGTTCTCCGCGTAGATCGGCGCTCGTTCGCGGGCGGGTTTCATGTTAAAATTTTGAACAGCCCTGCATGGAAAACCAAACCCAAATTCCCCTCTTGCGCATGTTACTGGCCCGCCTGGAGCGCGTCTCGGCGGATTCGCGTTGGGCGCATCGCGCCAGCGGGATTCGCGGGGCTCTGTTAGTCTTGCTGGAGAGACTCGAGACCGGCGCGCCGACGCCGTCCGCTCGTTTGGATCAACTCATGGACAGCGGTTTCCAGATTCTCGTCATGGCCGCCAGGGAAAAGTAAACGGCGGGCCTCTTTCAGAGGCCCGCCGTTTTGTTTCAACGCGCAGAGAGACTATTTCGTCTCTTCCGGTTTCACGTCTTCCTTCGGTTCATCCTCGAACCTGGGCGTCCGATTCCGGCGCAGAGCGCCGACGAGCGCCGCAATGATGATTAGCAGGA harbors:
- a CDS encoding carboxylating nicotinate-nucleotide diphosphorylase — encoded protein: MLPTEILDSIQRALAEDIGAGDATTLSIVPPEATMRGQIIAKQDGIIAGLDVARAAYELLDSAVEFSPQLADGSRVTRAGLLALVSGRTSSLLTAERTALNFLGRMSGIATLTRQFVDAVAGTRAVILDTRKTAPGLRAVDKLAVKLGGGGNHRIGLYDMILIKDNHIDYAGGIEEAVRRAKAARSGLPIEVEARTMNDVRVALSLGVERILLDNMSVEMMAEAVRLTNGRAKLEASGNVTLETVRRIAETGVDFISVGALTHSAKAFDVSFDYLK
- a CDS encoding quinolinate synthase, coding for MNQQTQAMYDKMRAKLEKVVPDVELRIKAEIAVEINALKVERNAVILGHNYMEPALFYSIPDFVGDSLDLSRKAAQTDKDVIVFCGVKFMAEAAKILNPNKTVLLPSDKAGCSLAAAITADDVRALKARFPGVPVVTYVNTYADVKAESDICCTSSNAKAVVESLGVDKVIFLPDEYLGGNVARELGWNIVYPDIHSTAKHAKSAKENQELNLSDLSGLRGKTLIGWRGRCEVHEKFTVNDIQTVRAQFPDVSVLSHPECSPEVTAASDFSGSTNAMIRYVKESTAPQYLVLTECAMGDNIAAANPEKEMLRLCMVRCPHMNTITMEDTLEALKFNRYEIDVPEEIRVRAARSVQRMIEIG
- a CDS encoding L-aspartate oxidase; this translates as MLQTDVLIIGAGIAGATAALKLAEDPNRHITVITREPDPHESNTGYAQGGIISRGPNDSADLLVKDILEAGAGASLPEAARILAEEGPRLLEKILIASAHVPFDRGEDENYEWGQEAAHSRRRILHVGDGTGRAIARGLVAQLKSKSNIQWFTNATAVDLITYPHHSRNPLDTYKPIVCHGAYVFDRNKGAVHRTLAGATVLATGGLGRIYRNTTNPAGARGDGLAMASRAGARIVNAEYVQFHPTALAVPGAEGFLISEAVRGEGGILLTPEGQPFMEKYAPEWKDLAPRDVVARAIHTEMTEHAYTYVLLDIASHKDAEWIRERFPNIYATCLKAGIDITREPIPVVPAAHYFCGGVQVDEWGRTNIANLYAVGEVSCTGLHGANRLASTSLLEGLVWGNRAGEDIVKRDNISLYVENVPAWDESGLTDDRDPALIQGDMQTIQNIMWYYVGLVRSGDRLSRAIRELRHLQNEIETFYRTTKLSDGLIGLRNAVEAALIVAQSAQHNRQSRGCHYRVDSVEVGDRLI